The Caloranaerobacter sp. TR13 genomic interval CTGTGATAATATTACTCCTGAATTTCCTCTTGCTCCCATTAAAGAACCATTTGAAGCAGCTTTAGCAATATCTTCGATTTTTTCACTATTTACGCTCTTTACCTGCTTTATTGCTGATTGCATTGTCAACGACATATTCGTCCCTGTATCTCCGTCTGGCACAGGAAATACGTTAAGAGAATCTACTACTTGTTTATTTTTTTCTAATTTATTTGCTGCTCCTATAAAAATATTTTTTAGCAAAACTCCATCTATGTATTCAATTTTCAATCTTAGTACCTCCTTAACCTACTTTTGTACTCTGACACCTTGAACATTAATATTAACTTTTTCTACTGTCAAACCTGTCAAGCTCTCAATATTATATTTTACTTTCTCTATTATGTTGTTTGCAACTACTGAAATTTTTGTTCCAAATTGTACTATAACATACAAATCAATGACAATTCTATTATCCTCAGTATGAACCTTTACACCTTTTGTCAAATGCTCTCTTCTTAGTAATTCTACTAAACCCTCAGTTGCATTTCGGCTTGCCATACCTACTAAGCCATAACACTCCATTGCTGATAAACCTGCTATTATAGCAAGCACATTATCATCAATATTTATTGAACCAAACTTATTACTTAATTTACCTGGCATTATAATCCTCCTTTAGAACTATTATATATATATAATACCCTATTATTTCACCTTATTCAACTTGACATTTATAACTCAAAAGTAATTATAACAAAAACTTCGATTTAAATAAATTTTTGTAAATAATTTATAATATAAACTCTTAAGTAAAATACTTTTCCATATTAAACTTAGTATATTTATATCTTTTTATTGCAAAAATAATCCTTGGTATGTTAAAATAGTAATGTTTTTATAGGGGCTTTTTAGTACTAGAACTGAGGAGGTGTTTTTTATGTCAAGAGTTTGCGAAGTATGCGGTAAAGGAAAAGTAGCAGGTTTCAAAGTAAGCCACTCTAACCGTCATAATAAAAGAACTTGGTTACCAAATATTAGAAGAGTAAAAGCTATTGTTAATGGTACTCCAAAGAGAATAAGAGTTTGTACTAGATGTTTAAGATCAGGTAAAGTTGAAAGAGCTTTATAGTTTAAATGGCTTCCTAAATATTGGAAGCCTTTTAATTTTATTAAGTACTATACAAATACCAACCTATCCATATTAGGCTGATTCCAATAAATGATAATATAACCCAACTCGGTAACATATAGAAAATCATACTAATTAAAATAACTAATAAAACCATTATTAGCGTTTTCTTTATTTTTTTCAAATGTACCACCTCTATAGCATTCTATAGAATACCCATCCAATCAAAATCAATAAAATACCCAAGAAAAAAATCCATACTGATATAGGTACAACTTGAATTACAATTATTGCGCCTACTACAGCAAGTAAAACGCCAATTATTTGTTTTATATTTTTCTTAAGAAATATTTTTCTCATACTAACCACTCCCTAAAGGCTACTATAATATATTTTATTCAGTACGTTAAATAATGTTACTACATATTTTATACAACAAAAAATGCGACCAAAGGTCGCATACTGTTTTTAATCTATAGACTTTATAACTAAACATACTCCTTCTTCTACTTTAATAATTCCTTTATCTGATACCAAAGTATTACTTATACCAAGCGTTGAACTAAATTTTATGTTCTCTTTTTCTGTTTCATATTCAAAACCTTTTAATGTAACCCCTAACAAATCTCCATTAAACGGAATAATTGAAACATATTTTTTCTCATCTTTATAAAGAACTAATTCATCATTTGTTATAAATATTTCATTATGGTCATCTATTATAGTAGCTTTAACTCCTTTTTGTAGTAAAGAATATAGTAAAAAGATGTTAGCTAAAGTATGATCCAATCTTGTACCTGTAACTCCAACCAATACTATTTCATTAAAACTTTCTTCAATTACATAATCAATTGCTAGTTCAGTATCTGTTTTATCTTTTTTAGTAGGAAATTCTATAAATTTAACTTTATATTCTTTTAACCTTTTCAATGTATCTTTATCTATAGAATCTAAGTCACCAATAACAATATCTGGTATACGGTCTGCTTTTACAACTAAATCTGCCCCACCATCAGCACAAACAACTAAATCAACATCTTCACATACTCTTTTTATTATATTAAGATTTTCTATATTCCCACTTGAAACTATTAAGGCTTTCATATTTCCTCCCAAGTTAACTATTTAATCTTTGGATTGGTTTATTTAATAATAATACTAATACTAGTGATATAATCAACTCTATACCTAAATAGCTTCCATTATATATTGCTGAATATAACCAAGGATTCATGCCTTCTGGTGCATACTCTGCAAAAAAAATAACACCAGATAATAAATGTGCTATAAATCTACCAAATATAGCTATAAAAACTCCTATAAATAGATTTAAATATTTATTTTTTATTTTATTACCTAAAGACTTTGAAATACCAGCTAACCCTAAAAGTGCAAAAGCTATAGGATAATCTAATAAATATTGAATAGGATGTACAAAGTAAAGACCCAATATTGACTGAATAATACCATAAACCAATCCTACGAATAATCCTGGCATTATTCCCCATCTCAAAGCAAATATAATTATTGGTATCATACTACCTGCAGTTACAGAACCGCCAAAAGGTGCTTCGTATATTTTGAGCATACTCAAAATTGAAGCAAGTGCTACCATAACTCCTCCTTCAGTTAGCATTCTAATTTTTACATTTCTTTCCATAAAACTACCTCCTTTAATTTTAAAAAAATAAAAGACTTCCATAGCAAATAATGGAAGCCTTAAATACAAATAAACAGAATATTACCACATGGGTAATATTAAAGCTAACCACATTCCCTACGCTAGAATTACCTAGTTCAGGTTAAAGGGTCGAAACACAAAGTTTCCTCTCAGCCAAAAAGGCTCCCCTAGTGGAATATTTAATTTCCGCTTTTATTATAACAATAATATTTAATATTGTAAAGTGATAACTTGTTTAAATTTTCTAATCGTTTCAACAATATCATCTGATTTAAACACAGCAGACCCAGCTACTAAAATATTTGCTCCACATTTAACAGCTTTATCTGCATTTTCTAATTTTATACCACCATCAACTTCAATATCAATATTTAAATTCTTTTTATTTATTAAATCTCTCAATTTTGTTATTTTTGTTTCCATATTACTTATAAATTTTTGTCCACCAAAACCTGGATTTACAGTCATTATCAATACCATATCAATATCTTCGATAATATATTCAATAGTAGAAAGAGGTGTAGACGGATTTAATGCAACACCAGCTTTAATGCCATAACTTTTTATTTGTTGAATAGTTCGGTGTAGATGTACTGTTGCTTCTTGATGCACAGTAATAATATCAGCTCCAGAATCAACAAATTCTTTTATATACCTTTCAGGTTCTTCAATCATCAAATGAACATCAAAAGGTAATTTAGTTACTTTTCTCAAATATTTAATAACTGGTGGCCCAATAGTAATATTAGGTACAAATTTCCCGTCCATAACATCTAGGTGTATTAAATCAGCTCCACCCTCTTCTGCCTTCTTTATTTCTTGACCTAATCTACTAAAATCTGCTGACAAAATTGATGGTGCAATTTTAACCATATCTAATACCTCCTATTATTCCTAAGTTCCTCTAAAAACATCAAATAATTATCATATCTAGTCTTACTAATCTTATTTTCTTCAACTGCTTTCTTAACAGAGCAATCTGGTTCTTTATAATGCCAACATCCCACAAATCTACAGTTTCCACTAAACTCATTAATTTCTCTAAAATATAAACCTAAGTCTTCTTCTTTTATAAAATCAATATTTAATGAACTAAAACCAGGAGTATCAACAACCCAACCTCCTACGTTTAATTCCAGTAACTCTGCTCTCCTAGTAGTATGTCTTCCTCTATTAGTCTTTTGACTAACCTCTCCTGTTTTTAACTGCAAATCAGGCTGTATGCTATTAAGTAGAGTTGATTTGCCGACTCCTGAAGGTCCTGCGAAAACTGTTATCTTATCTACTAATGTTTGCCTTAATTCATCAACTCCTACTCCTGAAATACAGCTTGTATTAATAACTCTATATCCTGCATTCAAATAGATACCATTTAGAAACTTTAATTCTTCTTCTGATATTAAATCTATTTTATTAAAACAAACAACTATATCTAAATCTTTAGATTCTGCTAGAAGTAAAAACCTATCTAGTAACCATAAATTTGGATCTGGACTTTTTACTGCAAAAACTATTATAACTTGATTTACATTTGCAACAGGAGGTCTAAATAACTCAGTTCTTCTTTCGAAAATTTCTTCAATAAAACCTGTATTATCTTCGCTTGAAATTCTTATTTTTACTCTATCCCCTACTAATGGGGTAATTTTCTTTTTTCTAAAAACCCCTCTAGCTCTACATTCATATACTTTATTACCAACCTTTACGTAATAGAAACCTCCTATCCCTTTAATAATTATCCCTTCTAGCATTAACTAACCTCCTTAGAAGTTAATAACTTTCTGTTCATAAAATTCCCCATCATAGTATATTTCATATTTAACCTCACCTTTTCCTGAAATAGTTACAGATATCCTCTCTTCTTTAGTTTCATGAATTTTATTATATATAATTTCTTTAGATTGACCTTGTATTTTATATATTTTTACTTCTACTTTTTCTCTATCTTGTGGAAGAGGAATAATTAACTGCAAAACTTTTTCTTGTTCTTGTAAGGTATCTTGTTCATTTTGTGTTATTTGGTCTTGTTCATTTTTACCTTCATTATTCTCTATTAAGTTATTATCATTTTGTCCTACTGTAATCGGACCGCTACTTATAATCAAGTCAACTGTTGTATTCTCCTCAACTTCAGCTCCTGCCGGATAGCTTTGCCATGTAACTAAATCCTTTGGTATATCATTATTAGGTTCATACTTTACTTCACCTAACACAAATCCTTTAGATATAATCTCTCGCTTAGCATTTTCTAAATTTAAACCAATTAAATTAGGCATAATTACATAACTTATTTCTGGTCCTTGACTAATTACAAAATCTATTTCAGTGCCCTCTGGAACCATCGACAATGGTTCAGGTTTCTGACTTATTACTATTCCCTCTGGATAAATATCACTAAACTTGTAATCAATATTACCTTTTCTAAGACCAACTTCGCTTAAAGCTACTTCAATATCACTAGAATATTTATTAAGTAAATCAGGTACCCTTACTAATTTCTCACCCTTACTTACAACCACTTCTATTGGATAACCTATTTTCACTTTATCTTTAGGATCAATATTCTGAGATATTATATATCCTTCTTTGTAATCCTTATTATAAATTCTTTTTTTAACAACAAACTTTAGACCTAAACTCTCTATCTTCTGTTTTGCAACATCTTCATGTAAACCAATAATTAAAGGTACATTTACTTCTTCAACAAATAAATAATCTTTAATATATAAGAACCCTACAGCTAAAGCAGTAGTAAAAATTAATGCAAGTAATATCGCAAAAAATGTTATTACTTTATTTGACTTGTTCTTATTCTTGTTCTTTTTGCTTTTTTTCTTGTCATTATTTCTTTTATTCATAAGCATATCATCCTTTATCGCTGGAATTACTCGTGTTGGTGAATCATCATAATTATTAATTTCTATATAACTTCCATCTTTTGACTCTTTAGCCTTTTCAAGATCCTTTAATAATTCTTCAGCACTATCGTATCTCAAACTTTGGTTCTTTTCTACACACTTTAAAATGATTTTTTCTAAACTTTCTGGAATAGTCTCAACAAATTGTCTTGGTGTAACAATATCTTCTTGTATATGCTTTATAGCAACTGAAATAGGACTATCACCTTCAAAAGGAACCCTACCTGTAACCATTTCATACATTACTATACCTAAAGAATATATATCTGATTTCTCATTTGTATATCCTCCTCTAGCTTGCTCAGGTGAGAAATAATGAACAGAACCAATCACATTACTAGTATTAGTAACTGTAGAAGTAGTAGCTGCCTTAGCTATTCCAAAGTCTGCCACTTTAACTCTTCCATCATCAGACACTAAAATATTATGAGGTTTTATATCCCTATGAACTATATGATTTTTATGAGCATGACTTAATGCTCGCGCTATTTGTATAGCTATATCAATAGTTTCTTCATAACTTAATTTTCCTTTTTCTCTAATAAGTTCTTTTAAAGTTTTGCCGTTAACATACTCCATAACTATATAATATATATCATCCTCGACACCTACATCATAAATATTTACAATATTAGGATGAGAAAGACTTGCAGCTGCTTGTGATTCTCTTCTGAATTTATTAATAAATTCTTCATTATTTATAAATTCAGTTCTTAATACTTTTACTGCAACATATCGATTTAGTAGTTTGCATTTAGCTTTGTATACTAAAGCCATGCCTCCACCACCAATTTTTTCAACTATTTCATATCTATCTCCTAAAAGTCTACCTTTCACTACTCTCACCTCTTTTCTATTCAATTCTTATTGCTAAAACTGTAGTATTATCGAAACCGCCATGTTCATTTGCTATATATGTTAATTTATCACAAGCTTCCTGCATATTCTCTGATAATAACATTACTCTCAAAATATCTTCATTACTAACCATATTAAATAAACCATCAGTACATAAAATAATAATATCTCCACTTAAAATATCTCTACTAATTATATCAACTTTTACTTTCTCTTCTGTCCCAATAGCTCTAGTTATAATATTTTTTTGTGGATGGTTAATCGCTTCTTCTTCCGTTATGCTTCCATTTCTAACTAGCTCAGCCACTAGAGAATGGTCTTGTGTTAACTGGATTAAATTATTTTTTCTAATCAAGTAAGCTCTACTATCGCCGACATGGCCAATATATATTTTATTATTATTATTAATAAAAGCCAATGTAATAGTTGTTCCCATACCTGAAAACTTTTCATTTTCTAAAGATTGTTTGTAAATTTTATAATTTGCTTTTGATAAAGCCAAATTTATAAAATAAGGTATCTCAACTTCATTGTTTAATAGTTTATCTTTAAATTCATATAATACTTCCTTCACCGTACTTATTGCAAGCATACTAGCAACCTCACCTGCATTCTGCCCACCCATACCATCAGCTACAACAAATAGTGGTAACTCATCAATGTCGGAACAATAGTATGAATCTTGATTAATCTCTCTTACTATGCCTGTATCAGTGCAAAAACCAACATCCATATTATCCCCTCACTTTTAAGTA includes:
- the thiT gene encoding energy-coupled thiamine transporter ThiT, which codes for MERNVKIRMLTEGGVMVALASILSMLKIYEAPFGGSVTAGSMIPIIIFALRWGIMPGLFVGLVYGIIQSILGLYFVHPIQYLLDYPIAFALLGLAGISKSLGNKIKNKYLNLFIGVFIAIFGRFIAHLLSGVIFFAEYAPEGMNPWLYSAIYNGSYLGIELIISLVLVLLLNKPIQRLNS
- a CDS encoding thiamine diphosphokinase, translating into MKALIVSSGNIENLNIIKRVCEDVDLVVCADGGADLVVKADRIPDIVIGDLDSIDKDTLKRLKEYKVKFIEFPTKKDKTDTELAIDYVIEESFNEIVLVGVTGTRLDHTLANIFLLYSLLQKGVKATIIDDHNEIFITNDELVLYKDEKKYVSIIPFNGDLLGVTLKGFEYETEKENIKFSSTLGISNTLVSDKGIIKVEEGVCLVIKSID
- a CDS encoding Stp1/IreP family PP2C-type Ser/Thr phosphatase, whose translation is MDVGFCTDTGIVREINQDSYYCSDIDELPLFVVADGMGGQNAGEVASMLAISTVKEVLYEFKDKLLNNEVEIPYFINLALSKANYKIYKQSLENEKFSGMGTTITLAFINNNNKIYIGHVGDSRAYLIRKNNLIQLTQDHSLVAELVRNGSITEEEAINHPQKNIITRAIGTEEKVKVDIISRDILSGDIIILCTDGLFNMVSNEDILRVMLLSENMQEACDKLTYIANEHGGFDNTTVLAIRIE
- the rpe gene encoding ribulose-phosphate 3-epimerase; amino-acid sequence: MVKIAPSILSADFSRLGQEIKKAEEGGADLIHLDVMDGKFVPNITIGPPVIKYLRKVTKLPFDVHLMIEEPERYIKEFVDSGADIITVHQEATVHLHRTIQQIKSYGIKAGVALNPSTPLSTIEYIIEDIDMVLIMTVNPGFGGQKFISNMETKITKLRDLINKKNLNIDIEVDGGIKLENADKAVKCGANILVAGSAVFKSDDIVETIRKFKQVITLQY
- a CDS encoding Asp23/Gls24 family envelope stress response protein, encoding MPGKLSNKFGSINIDDNVLAIIAGLSAMECYGLVGMASRNATEGLVELLRREHLTKGVKVHTEDNRIVIDLYVIVQFGTKISVVANNIIEKVKYNIESLTGLTVEKVNINVQGVRVQK
- the rpmB gene encoding 50S ribosomal protein L28; the encoded protein is MSRVCEVCGKGKVAGFKVSHSNRHNKRTWLPNIRRVKAIVNGTPKRIRVCTRCLRSGKVERAL
- the rsgA gene encoding ribosome small subunit-dependent GTPase A, with translation MLEGIIIKGIGGFYYVKVGNKVYECRARGVFRKKKITPLVGDRVKIRISSEDNTGFIEEIFERRTELFRPPVANVNQVIIVFAVKSPDPNLWLLDRFLLLAESKDLDIVVCFNKIDLISEEELKFLNGIYLNAGYRVINTSCISGVGVDELRQTLVDKITVFAGPSGVGKSTLLNSIQPDLQLKTGEVSQKTNRGRHTTRRAELLELNVGGWVVDTPGFSSLNIDFIKEEDLGLYFREINEFSGNCRFVGCWHYKEPDCSVKKAVEENKISKTRYDNYLMFLEELRNNRRY
- the pknB gene encoding Stk1 family PASTA domain-containing Ser/Thr kinase; this encodes MKGRLLGDRYEIVEKIGGGGMALVYKAKCKLLNRYVAVKVLRTEFINNEEFINKFRRESQAAASLSHPNIVNIYDVGVEDDIYYIVMEYVNGKTLKELIREKGKLSYEETIDIAIQIARALSHAHKNHIVHRDIKPHNILVSDDGRVKVADFGIAKAATTSTVTNTSNVIGSVHYFSPEQARGGYTNEKSDIYSLGIVMYEMVTGRVPFEGDSPISVAIKHIQEDIVTPRQFVETIPESLEKIILKCVEKNQSLRYDSAEELLKDLEKAKESKDGSYIEINNYDDSPTRVIPAIKDDMLMNKRNNDKKKSKKNKNKNKSNKVITFFAILLALIFTTALAVGFLYIKDYLFVEEVNVPLIIGLHEDVAKQKIESLGLKFVVKKRIYNKDYKEGYIISQNIDPKDKVKIGYPIEVVVSKGEKLVRVPDLLNKYSSDIEVALSEVGLRKGNIDYKFSDIYPEGIVISQKPEPLSMVPEGTEIDFVISQGPEISYVIMPNLIGLNLENAKREIISKGFVLGEVKYEPNNDIPKDLVTWQSYPAGAEVEENTTVDLIISSGPITVGQNDNNLIENNEGKNEQDQITQNEQDTLQEQEKVLQLIIPLPQDREKVEVKIYKIQGQSKEIIYNKIHETKEERISVTISGKGEVKYEIYYDGEFYEQKVINF